A single window of Ptychodera flava strain L36383 chromosome 3 unlocalized genomic scaffold, AS_Pfla_20210202 Scaffold_25__1_contigs__length_14229661_pilon, whole genome shotgun sequence DNA harbors:
- the LOC139125138 gene encoding uncharacterized protein, which produces MTELWDTISAIDDSVTQDDTTTKLLQGKTKLQAFLNHCTVRRYYYFMISKCGDISCKLCKPPRLPQDVFQGIHKLPDPVPTEDGDHFKSFEELYGTETTEKFRPSLVSKQTALAQRDFGFRLSGETVRRTILCTECSKPRCVYSPKKLVEAERQSLEQILDTIDYTCGTSAIPESHKLHKVCLFENVTCGNSITPHYYSSRLKFPLVCHVCGTPDDLVPIQDDWKESYQSIHPVCHQCKSIGHEERTRNKSKVGGKKKK; this is translated from the exons ATGACAGAACTCTGGGATACCATTTCTGCCATTGATGACAGCGTTACCCAAGATGATACCACAACCAAGCTGCTACAGGGAAAGACAAAACTTCAGGCATTTCTGAATCACTGTACAGTCAGAAGATATTACTACTTCATGATATCAAAGTGTGGAGATATCAGCTGCAAATTATGTAAACCACCAAGGCTACCCCAAGATGTATTCCAGGGTATTCACAAACTCCCAG ATCCTGTACCAACTGAAGATGGTGATCACTTCAAGTCATTTGAAGAACTGTATGGCACAGAAACAACTGAAAAATTCCGTCCATCTCTGGTTTCAAAGCAGACAGCACTGGCCCAGCGAGATTTTGGATTCCGACTGTCTGGAGAGACTGTCAGGCGAACTATACTATGTACAGAATGCAGTAAACCTAG GTGTGTATATTCACCAAAGAAACTGGTTGAAGCTGAAAGACAGTCTCTTGAACAGATATTGGACACCATTGATTATACTTGTGGTACAAGTGCCATTCCTGAAAGTCATAAACTTCACAAG GTGTGTTTGTTTGAGAATGTGACATGTGGAAATTCTATCACCCCACATTACTACAGCTCAAGGTTGAAATTTCCCTTGGTGTGTCATGTGTGTGGTACTCCAGATGACCTTGTACCCATCCAGGATGATTGGAAGGAAAGTTATCAGAGTATCCATCCTGTCTGTCATCAGTGCAAATCCATAGGACATGAGGAACGTACCCGAAACAAGTCCAAGGTTGGCGGGAAGAAAAAGAAGTAA